ATAAGCTTGAAAAGGAGACCAGCAGGGTGGTATTTTCAGCAAACATTACAGCTCACTTAAGGACGACAACCTGAATGTTACTTCCAGCTATGCTGCCAGCAGCATTGCAGATGCACACTTCCCTTTCCACAGTGGCAGAGCTGGGGATTTCGGTttggtaggaaaaaaaaaaaagagagttcCTCCTTGAGACTGGACACAACAAAGTTTGTAGCTTTTCTTGAGTAACCAGGTCATGGTTTCAACACAGAGACGTTGCTGTTGAATTAGCTGCTTTCTCTTTTATGTTCCTCATAAATggaacaaaattcaaaatggagaCACTCCCCTCTTGACTTTCTTTTCAGGGTGTTTTAAGACCTGCCCTTGGGGGGGAAACCTGTTGCTGTACATTGGATAAATATGTTGCTTTTATTTGGTTAGACTCAGTCTGTTTGTTTAGTATGAAAACAATGGATGAAAATAAACTCACCCGGATCTTCATGGTTCGCGTTTTCCCTCCACAGTTCTTTTTCAGCAGCATTTTCTGTGGAGAACAAGAATGCTCAATGACAGCTGTGGGAGGGCAAAGTTTCTTTGTCTACACATTACAAACTGTGCAGCAGCTCCTCTGTGGCTGAATGTGACAATCCACAAATGGTTTCAAGTCTTCATTCTTATGGAACTTGGGCACTTTGTCTTAAACAGTTACATTTTTCTAATGTTAAACCTCACACTGTagtggtttgtgtgtgtgtgtgcgtgtgtgtaaagGCTGCTCCAGGCGTATGTGCATGTGAGTACTGATTCAATTTCAGCATCATACTACATTCAGGCATTTCAAATGGGTTATTTTAATACCAATGTATGACGTGACAAGAGGCTGAATCAGGatgaaggaggaagagaggcaAATCCAGCTGTCTCACTAAACTAAACAGTTGGTCAATGAAGCTTATGCAATATCCTGTCTCCCACTCCCCTCCACATCCACGCAGTTTTGCTATTctcagagaaaagagaaaaaacagtgGGGGTGGAGGGACCACACAATCACTGAATTGTCTCAAGTCGGGGAGGCAGCTTCTAAGGAACACAGAGAGAATGGAAACACAAGACTCCTGCTGTTGTGATGTGGGAGAAAGCTGCTGTTCACTTGCCCTCATGCTCACCTCCTGCCAACCCTCATCTTGTCTGTATCATTGCCACAAAAGTCCATCTGAGAGCGGGCTGCTTAAACACTCTATAACGCTCACTCTATAGTTGGGGTTTAAATCTCTCCAGCATGTATAAGCATGTAAGTTGTTGTGCCGTGCAGATATTTAAACATAAAATGCATCCACTGTATGCTGCACTACAGCGTCGCTATCGCCTTTTATCCAGGTGAGGCACCCAAGGGCGCGATGTGGGGTTCAAGTTTTCCCTGCTGTGAACAGCTGAGCCGCTAACATCAGCCTCTagttctttctgtttgtttcttttttacctGACAGGTCTAAAACTGGTTCCACTCTCCTCTGCTTGCGCAGCAGGATCTCAGagattattataaaaaaaatgttttaaaaacctGCTGGAAAGACATTCGAACCTTTGCTGTTGAGTCTAAACTTTATTGatattaaaaacacattaagcTATGAATACTTTGGGACAACTGCTGTCTGCTTTAATCCTTTACAGCATTTTTACTTGTTAGTATTAATATGTAGCTTGTGTGGCTGCCTTAATGGAAATGCTGCCAATacacataataaataaaatattaaaaacatagATTACAAACAGGGAACTGTTATGGCTcagacatacacacacttcAAAGCTGACAGATTTGGCAGCCTTAAGAGCACAGCGATGGCAGTTGTGGTTTTGTTCAGTTGTTTGGATGAATTTTCATTGCAAAGGGTGGAAATTCCCACCAACCTGGCAACATTACAGAGCTGGAAGCATTCTGTTTGGTTATTGCAGTCACATGCTGTGCTATCGAGCATCATATGCACGAACAATGAAAGATAATTGATTTCTAATCAAAGAAAATACCAGATGGGAGAAAAGAAAGTGGACTGTAGCAACAAATAAAGTTCTAAATATAACACAAAGAAGGCAAGGTTCTGCATGcctgtttttttaatgagtcTTCTATGACGCAAACGCTGTGTGGTTGGTAGATGACAATGGATTCACAGCCTACTGTTTGGAAATAGGGTGATATATTAGCCAACGGACTGACTGCAGTCTGCATAAAATAGTTCTTTGAACACCTGAGCAACAAGTGTTTGCTTGCTTGtacttttttcacattttgttcTCTTGCAGTCCATAAACAGcatctgcttcccaaactgttGCTCTGCCGAGGTAATTACATCAACAAATGGCACAGACTCATCTATGACGTGGATTAACAGGGATTATCAGACACTAAAAGAAAGGAACTCACTGACCCTTCAACCCTTTCTTTCGGGGAAACCGAGGGCAGAAATGTACAGCTCCAGGCCCATCTGGTCTCCGGTGGGTACTATAGCCAAACTTGCCAGTCATTAATCTTATGAAGTACTGGATCGGAGTTTTGAAACCAGAGTTAAGACTTGTTTCTTTGTTTAGTCTCATTTCTTTGCAAAAGTTATGAgacacccctcatttctttatactgtcagtaaaacaggaaagaaGTGCAGGGATTTACTGAATCATGTGCAAACATTAAAGACGATTTgttctgagcacctttattcttcaacacagcctgaaccatCTTAAGACAAGTTTTCCATGGagcagccacccttccatggagcccatttctgatgaggcttgggccaacagcagatggatcagctgaaggtccagatgcatctctcagctcctgtgtcaggcctttgctggattttttttccaagtttcATCATTTCCTTAGTTTTTAGGCCCGTCACATCTTTTGTCCTCAACTAGCAGTTCCCTCATATCACagtgcacaccatgctgagatatgccaagttatCAGCTCCTTGGGAATCAGCTTGTTGGTGAAAAAACGCCAttttcaaactgtgttatctctggtgtttttcatagatgcaactaaagaagtGGGAACAAATTATGTGTCTTCGTGACAGGCTGCTAGTTAGTGCCTGAAGATACAATTTAAgattggttctttgctaagttgtctgttatgtttgaacacaacactggttcatcccttgagttaggagacttttcatgctttaaaaaaaatcataggtCAGACAAAAACAGCCAATGTCTTAAGATAAAAAACTGTCTGGCTGATTTGAAACAAAACCTAAAGAAATAAGGGTTGGATCAACACTTTTGCACAGAAGTGTGAATCTAACATTGAAGAGTTTTCTGATGCAAAAAAAGCTTCTCATATTAAACTAACTGTCATAAATGTAAAAGGAGTTCGGCTCTCACTCCCTCCACCTCTCACACATCATTCCCTTGGCTCTTCTGACacctttaaattgcctttttgaCAACTTCTTTCTTTGGTTTAacctccaggagaacatctgtgAAATATATTACATGGAGTCCTTATAGAAACTGAGGCAGATTTTGGAAGTGGAGGCTGTTCATCTAAGGGGTTAATCGGAGACTCCGACTGGGTGTGCTTGCTACCTCTGTAGGCCCCCTTTTGTATTCCCTGCAGCACCGTCCATTCCACTTGACTGAGTgtgcacacactctcacacatacataaacacaccGATATaggataaaaacacacacacataggcaGGAGGATGTACACATGCGGGCACAAACAAACAGGCAGGATGAtagatgcacacacatgcactctttatcattttttcttttcacccctCTCAGTGCTGCACGCTGTCTCTCATCATCTGTTCTTTCCCTCTAAAAACCTCTTGGACATATGGACCCATGAAACCTGCAGTTTCTCCccctgtgcacacacacatgcacacaccctTTCCCATCCACAGTGTGGGCCAACAAGTCTATTGGATTTTAATGATTAGTGGACCAGCTTCTCCATGACTCATTAGTGGCTGTcaattttctgttgtttatttaaTCCTCTCCTTctgcctccacccctccatcgtTTCCCCTCGCTCACCAGCCTTTGTGAGAAATGAGGGCGGACATCTGCCGTCCCAGCCTCCCTCTCCTTCATCCCTCTCCAGCCAGACCACCGTGGTGGCGAGGGTCCGGCGATGAAAATGGAAGACTTTGTTTGCTTGTGCGAGCATTTTGTGTGGCCATGTGAGTTCGAGTTTGGAAGGTAGCCGTCGTCGTGTTTTTGGCTCTTCGCCTCGATTATTGTTATAGTTGTGTGGATAAATATCTATTTACACGTGACAGCTGCGCTGCTATTACTGAAAAATAAACTTCAACTCTGGGTGAAATGGATATTTATGCAGAAACTTAAATCCTGGGGAGGTTTCCAACTATTTGGAGGAAGAATATCAATCTAGCTACTCAATGTCGTCACCACACAATCTTCTAGCATAATGTGtaacacactgaaacacacagaaTGACTTCACTCTGCACCCCTTTTATCCAGAATTTAGTTGAATCCCCATGTTAAACAGCCCACTGAGGGAAAGAATAAGATGATGTGTGAGACAATTCCAGCAATActaactgacaaaaaaaagtcagcttGCACAGCCAAATACATTCTTACCAAAGTGCTGCAGTAAAATATAACCCCCAGGGAGCTTTACTTTACTCGAGTATTTCTAATTTATGTTACTTTATACTTCTAATCTTATCAAACGTGAATGGGAATCCTGTACTTCCAACTTTTCTGCATGTATTTAGACTTTATAAACTTAAAATTTACAATTCATTAACATTAACAAACTGATGTTATACTAATACAAAAGTATGGATAAAATGTGTCCTCAGATCTTTGTTGAATTTCATGAGCTAACTTACAGCAGAGGCTGTTGAATGCAGCTTACAGTTTATGTTGGATGGCCCTTACATGTCTTAAAGTCCCCATGAAGTCATATATggagtttgaaatgtttttattttatctgcTTTGTCTTacagaacacaaacacactaGAATCTGTACCAACTTAAACAAAAAAcgtcattttttgcattttttgcatttgtatCCATATGGTTTTTATTGGTGAAGTTTATCATTTCCTAGAAAACTAACAAAAAGTAATGGAACTTTTAATTAAACGAATCCAATCAAACATCTTTTTAAGTTTGGAATTTTAGCAGAACTGATGTGGAATGATTTTCCCTTACATTTGTTTTATGGGAAACTTATAAATTCATGGAATATATAACTATTTAATGGGAATCTTAACCCAAGCCTCCAGCTTCTGCCAACATCACTGTTCATGTCACGAAAAATTCTGAAGTTCTTGACAAACAAGCCACAGCTATTCAAAACATTTCACAATATGATTTTTTCGAAACTGAAACGCTCACCTGTCAAGTGCCAAAGTAGATCATCAACTTGGCAGGTTAACATGtgacattaaataaaaaaataatcatgtaGAAAAAGCTGAGTCTCTAATGTGTTTCAGTGTTATTTACAACTGCGTCTTTCATCTGATCTCTGCCCGAGTTTGAAGCACAGACCTGAAATGGTTTTTATTATACTGACTTCACCTGTTAATGACTTGGATCTGGCAATTTCTGCACAAATCCATCCAAAGGTGGAGTAAAGTTGGGAATTCATGGAGCATGCAGAAAGCGCAGAGTTTGAGGAGTTTGAGggttaaaataataaaaccttcATAAGGTTTACTCAGAGTGGAAAAAAATAGGGATTTATTGAGATCAAAACTTATTTCGCTTTGTTCAGGCTTGAATATATTAACTATTGATGAGCATCGCCATTGGACGCCCTAACTCAACGTTCAGTTAATCTGCAGCCGgttctgcagtttttttttacccatttaaagtttgagaataggcTGAGATAGTTTTGGCCTTAAGACCTCTAATCATTTGCTTTCATAGATAAAACTGTGAGTTGGAAAATAAATTCCAGACACTGGTTATGACCTGTAATAGCTTTAAAGTGCTCTGTAAACATGCAATTTCCCGCCTATCGCAGTGTGTGTTGTCGTGCACAACTGGTACTAACCTGTTGCATTTTTTCCAGATCCAGGCTGGGTCTCCCCGGCTCCCCACCGTAGCTGTGCCGATGCTTCCTGTAAGGTGCAGATTGGTCAAAgtgtgtcaaaatgatgggcCGTGCAACTGGCTGCACCACCTGCAGCTGAAATCTCATCGGGGGTCCCTTGAGGCTTCGTGGTGGGCTGGAACTGAACAGCACAGGACTGGGAGAGGCAGCCAAGCAAGTGCCAGGTTCGACCAGCGGCCTGGCAGAGCCAGGCGGCGACCTGCAGCCGCACAGGTCTCGCACCTCTTCGTCGCTGGAGGCGCTGCTGTGGTGATCGCCGTGGCGCTGCGGGAGCGCAGACAcccacttcctgttgtcacCACAGCTGATTCGCTCAAGCTCTTCCTCTGATGAGTGGCGATCCAGATTGGCATCTAAAAGGAGGCGGAGGCGTCGCAGCCGGGCTGGTGAGAGGGGACCCTGGTTGTGCTGCTGGCTGGTGGCCAAAGGGGTGAGGGCGCAATTTCTCCGTCTCTCTGGAGGAGGCCAAGAAATGTCAAAGGAGAAGGTTGAGACAAACAGTTTACAGACATATCATGTTGATGGAAAACACGTGATTGTAACGGGTGTGAATTATTATTTACAAGAAAATAGCTTGGATGGTTCTGAGCACATACCTCTATCAATCTGTGCAAGCTCCTGGTTCTCGCCTTCT
This region of Odontesthes bonariensis isolate fOdoBon6 chromosome 17, fOdoBon6.hap1, whole genome shotgun sequence genomic DNA includes:
- the LOC142365854 gene encoding uncharacterized protein LOC142365854; the protein is MLKTLTKKLRRHSLNEIHPFQLKISYHGGGEGVESDDSEGENQELAQIDRERRRNCALTPLATSQQHNQGPLSPARLRRLRLLLDANLDRHSSEEELERISCGDNRKWVSALPQRHGDHHSSASSDEEVRDLCGCRSPPGSARPLVEPGTCLAASPSPVLFSSSPPRSLKGPPMRFQLQVVQPVARPIILTHFDQSAPYRKHRHSYGGEPGRPSLDLEKMQQKMLLKKNCGGKTRTMKIRNLTSNRPPPRYTYDPSIFAFRSLSTAPPCSPLTPSDDPPCS